The Clostridia bacterium genome window below encodes:
- a CDS encoding response regulator: MDQFPALVRSKDRQPVRYLVVDDSIFARKNLTRMIETFGGQVAGEAGDGCTAITEYDRTKPDMVLMDITMPQMEGIEAAERIVRQHPDARVVMVSSVGYQENIVAALQKGARHFVQKPVKPEVLYEVIKYVLGEDATTLVPSTAGAGDAK; this comes from the coding sequence ATGGATCAATTTCCGGCTCTGGTCCGCAGCAAAGACCGCCAGCCAGTCCGTTACCTGGTTGTCGACGACTCCATATTCGCACGCAAGAACCTGACCCGCATGATCGAAACATTCGGCGGACAGGTTGCGGGCGAAGCCGGAGACGGCTGCACCGCCATCACTGAGTACGACCGCACCAAGCCAGACATGGTGCTCATGGATATCACGATGCCGCAGATGGAAGGCATCGAGGCCGCCGAACGCATTGTGCGACAGCATCCTGACGCGCGCGTCGTCATGGTCTCCAGCGTCGGCTACCAGGAGAACATAGTCGCTGCCTTGCAGAAGGGTGCTCGCCACTTCGTTCAAAAGCCTGTGAAGCCAGAGGTGCTCTACGAGGTCATAAAATACGTGCTGGGTGAGGACGCAACTACGCTCGTTCCCAGCACCGCCGGAGCGGGGGATGCTAAATGA
- a CDS encoding chemotaxis response regulator protein-glutamate methylesterase: protein MTEAVRVLVVDDSALMRKLIPQIIERDSSIHVVGTAMDGAFALKKIAELKPHVITLDLEMPRMDGMETLREIMRKFRLPVIVVSAHTTQGAATTFKALASGAFDFVAKPRDVLSARMDDIAGELIGKIKAAAGTKIAAHGHELEIPAPRITKRTGPVKRGQANKLVAIGISTGGPNALQYLLAQLPGDFPASIVIVQHMPEGFTELFARRLDECCAIDVKEAQSGDLLLAGRALICPGNRHIKVRRMPLGDIVVLSDEPRTNGHRPSVDVLFRSVANEFSHDSIAVLMTGMGEDGADGLGVVKASGGMTIAQNEESCVVFGMPRAAIERGYAMRVVPLDALANTLQAQCVAERVRTAVIANRQFQDSGTVPRTE, encoded by the coding sequence ATGACAGAAGCGGTGCGGGTTTTAGTTGTTGATGATTCGGCGCTGATGCGGAAGTTGATTCCGCAGATCATCGAGCGCGACAGCTCTATCCACGTGGTCGGAACGGCCATGGATGGCGCGTTCGCCCTCAAGAAGATCGCGGAACTCAAGCCACACGTTATTACGCTGGATTTGGAAATGCCGCGCATGGATGGCATGGAAACCTTGCGCGAGATCATGCGCAAGTTCCGCCTGCCTGTCATCGTCGTCAGCGCGCACACCACGCAGGGCGCCGCCACCACGTTCAAGGCTCTCGCTTCGGGTGCTTTCGACTTTGTAGCAAAACCTCGCGACGTGCTCTCCGCGCGCATGGATGACATCGCTGGCGAACTCATCGGCAAGATCAAAGCCGCGGCTGGCACTAAGATCGCGGCGCACGGTCACGAATTAGAGATCCCTGCTCCCAGGATTACCAAACGCACCGGGCCGGTCAAGCGCGGTCAGGCCAACAAGCTGGTCGCGATAGGCATTTCCACCGGCGGCCCGAATGCACTCCAGTACCTGCTGGCGCAGCTTCCCGGCGACTTTCCCGCCTCCATCGTGATTGTGCAGCACATGCCGGAAGGCTTTACGGAGCTGTTCGCGCGCCGCCTCGACGAGTGCTGCGCCATTGACGTGAAGGAAGCGCAATCCGGAGACCTGCTACTCGCCGGACGCGCACTGATCTGCCCTGGCAATCGCCACATCAAGGTTCGTCGCATGCCCTTGGGCGACATTGTTGTGCTCTCGGACGAGCCCAGGACCAACGGTCACAGGCCTTCCGTCGACGTGTTGTTCCGTTCTGTAGCCAACGAATTCTCGCACGACTCGATTGCCGTGCTGATGACCGGCATGGGAGAAGACGGCGCTGATGGCCTGGGTGTCGTGAAGGCTTCCGGCGGCATGACCATTGCGCAGAACGAGGAATCCTGCGTGGTGTTCGGAATGCCCAGGGCCGCAATCGAGCGCGGATACGCCATGCGCGTCGTTCCGCTGGACGCGCTCGCAAATACATTACAGGCTCAGTGCGTGGCCGAACGCGTGCGCACCGCCGTGATCGCAAACAGGCAATTTCAAGATTCTGGTACGGTTCCCCGTACCGAATGA
- a CDS encoding chemotaxis protein CheA: protein MNFFSDDRANELRNIFFESAQELLQALNEEGLELEKHPSDPEAVRNIRRTVHTLKGDSAACGYRELSELAHELEDVLTPELATKAGASLAELVLSAADIFDAMLSAYRGDMQPPAGNSLREMIHRVIAPQSEATAEVFAPSFAWTEYESLLISQHAVRGQNVYNVAIAVDPQCPMRAAALQLIRNVMQEVGTLVVMHPEEGSADVSVEVIELALASHHEQDWIAKKARIPSVVSRVHVEPYANAQAPAPVVEPEVSTDPELATDDLLGILSDAPAQAVPSPLRGGETERTATDKHAAEKQLAAIENILRVDADRIDVVLDLVGELIIGKSMLHQTFTEFGKRFPKDPLRAKFSDAMSFQAQVLNKLQRSVMKIRMVPVEQLFRRFPRVVRDVSKQQNKDVTLVLEGETTDLDKSILDSLAEPMTHLVRNAVDHGIESPEERVALGKPAQGTIRLNAHHQGNQVIIEISDDGRGIDRGKVVAKALERGLLKQEDAARLNEAEALNLIFHAGLSTAEQVTEISGRGVGMDIVKGVMERLKGSVAIHTVLGEGTTFRLKLPLTLAIIKALLFRVADRLYAIPLGSVLEIARASEAEIHIVDNHEVLQLREEVVTLVRLRQLVKAHGATKGKRAFIIVVAMADRKFGLIVDRLVGEEELVIKALDDNLVNTDLVSGASILGDGTVVLILNIAAVVERLGRAAVQSGTARTVGASA, encoded by the coding sequence GTGAACTTCTTCTCCGACGATCGGGCGAACGAACTCCGCAACATCTTTTTCGAGAGTGCGCAGGAACTTCTGCAGGCGCTCAACGAAGAGGGTCTTGAACTGGAGAAGCACCCGTCCGACCCGGAAGCCGTCAGGAATATCAGGCGCACTGTTCACACCCTCAAGGGTGACTCTGCCGCATGTGGCTATCGCGAACTCAGCGAACTCGCGCACGAGCTCGAAGATGTGCTCACGCCCGAACTCGCCACCAAAGCGGGGGCCAGCCTCGCCGAGCTCGTTCTCAGCGCGGCAGACATTTTCGATGCCATGCTCTCCGCCTATAGGGGAGACATGCAGCCGCCCGCTGGCAATTCGCTGCGCGAGATGATCCATCGCGTCATCGCTCCTCAGTCGGAAGCCACAGCCGAAGTCTTCGCGCCGAGCTTCGCCTGGACCGAGTATGAAAGCCTGCTCATCTCGCAACACGCCGTGCGTGGTCAGAATGTGTACAACGTTGCCATCGCCGTGGACCCGCAATGCCCGATGCGTGCCGCCGCCTTGCAGCTCATCCGCAATGTCATGCAGGAAGTCGGCACGCTCGTGGTCATGCACCCAGAGGAAGGTAGCGCCGACGTCAGCGTGGAGGTCATCGAACTTGCTCTAGCGAGCCATCACGAGCAGGATTGGATCGCTAAAAAAGCCAGGATTCCCAGTGTCGTCTCGCGCGTGCACGTTGAGCCTTACGCAAACGCGCAGGCGCCTGCGCCCGTCGTGGAACCCGAAGTTTCTACGGACCCAGAACTCGCCACAGACGACTTGCTCGGCATCCTCTCAGACGCTCCGGCGCAAGCCGTCCCCTCACCCCTCCGTGGCGGTGAGACTGAAAGAACAGCCACAGACAAGCACGCTGCCGAAAAGCAACTCGCGGCCATTGAAAACATCCTTCGCGTGGATGCCGACCGCATCGACGTCGTCCTCGACCTCGTTGGGGAACTCATCATCGGCAAGTCGATGCTGCACCAGACGTTCACAGAGTTCGGAAAGCGCTTTCCAAAAGATCCTCTGCGCGCCAAGTTCTCCGACGCCATGTCTTTCCAGGCGCAAGTGCTCAACAAGTTGCAGCGCTCGGTGATGAAGATCCGCATGGTACCCGTCGAGCAACTGTTCCGCCGCTTCCCTCGCGTAGTTCGCGACGTTTCCAAGCAGCAGAACAAGGACGTAACGCTCGTTCTCGAAGGCGAGACGACCGATCTCGACAAGAGCATTCTCGACTCCCTGGCAGAGCCGATGACGCACCTGGTGCGCAACGCCGTCGATCACGGTATCGAATCGCCCGAAGAGCGCGTCGCGCTCGGCAAGCCCGCACAAGGAACCATTCGTCTCAACGCGCATCATCAGGGCAACCAGGTCATCATCGAAATTTCAGACGATGGGCGCGGTATCGATCGCGGCAAGGTTGTTGCTAAAGCACTCGAACGCGGCCTGCTGAAGCAGGAAGATGCAGCGCGTCTCAACGAAGCCGAAGCTCTGAATCTCATCTTCCACGCCGGTCTCAGCACGGCCGAACAGGTCACGGAAATCTCCGGACGCGGCGTCGGCATGGATATCGTCAAAGGTGTGATGGAGCGCCTGAAAGGTTCGGTGGCGATCCATACCGTTTTGGGCGAGGGCACCACGTTTCGCCTGAAGCTGCCGCTGACGCTCGCCATTATCAAAGCCCTGCTCTTCCGCGTAGCCGACCGCCTATACGCAATCCCGCTCGGTTCCGTGCTGGAAATCGCGCGCGCCAGCGAGGCCGAGATCCACATCGTGGACAACCACGAAGTGCTGCAACTGCGGGAAGAAGTCGTCACCCTTGTGCGTCTCCGCCAACTTGTCAAAGCGCACGGCGCAACCAAAGGCAAGCGCGCATTCATCATCGTAGTCGCCATGGCAGACCGAAAATTTGGTCTCATCGTGGACCGGCTTGTCGGCGAAGAAGAATTGGTTATCAAAGCTCTCGACGACAACCTGGTCAACACGGACCTGGTCAGCGGCGCCTCCATACTTGGCGATGGTACGGTTGTGCTTATCCTGAATATTGCGGCCGTGGTCGAACGCCTTGGCCGCGCTGCTGTGCAGTCTGGCACGGCACGCACTGTGGGGGCCTCGGCATGA